The following coding sequences are from one Pseudonocardia sp. EC080619-01 window:
- the rplL gene encoding 50S ribosomal protein L7/L12 — protein sequence MAKLSTDELLDAFKELTLLELSDFVKKFEETFDVTAAAPVAVAAAGAPAAGDAPAEEEKDEFDVVLESAGDKKIQVIKVVREVVSGLGLKEAKDLVEGAPKPLLEGVNKEAADAAKAKLEEAGAKISLK from the coding sequence ATGGCGAAGCTGTCCACCGACGAGCTGCTCGATGCCTTCAAGGAGCTCACCCTCCTGGAGCTCTCGGACTTCGTGAAGAAGTTCGAGGAGACCTTCGACGTCACCGCCGCCGCCCCGGTCGCCGTCGCGGCCGCCGGCGCCCCGGCCGCGGGCGACGCCCCGGCCGAGGAGGAGAAGGACGAGTTCGACGTCGTCCTCGAGTCCGCCGGTGACAAGAAGATCCAGGTCATCAAGGTCGTCCGTGAGGTCGTCTCGGGCCTGGGCCTCAAGGAGGCCAAGGACCTCGTCGAGGGTGCGCCGAAGCCGCTCCTCGAGGGCGTCAACAAGGAGGCCGCGGACGCGGCCAAGGCCAAGCTCGAAGAGGCCGGCGCCAAGATCTCCCTCAAGTGA
- a CDS encoding DNA-directed RNA polymerase subunit beta', producing the protein MLDVNFFDELRIGLATAEGIRQWSHGEVKKPETINYRTLKPEKDGLFCEKIFGPTRDWECYCGKYKRVRFKGIICERCGVEVTRAKVRRERMGHIELAAPVTHIWYFKGVPSRLGYLLDLAPKDLEKIIYFAAYVITSVNTELRHNDMSTLENEMSVERRRIEQTRDADLEARAQKLESDIAELEAEGAKGDVRRKVKDGGEREMRQLRDRAQRELDRLDEIWTTFTKLDVQQLIADESIYRELYDRYGDYFTGAMGAEAIQKLLENFDIEAEAEKLREIIRSGKGQKKLRALKRLKVVAAFQSTGNSPMGMVLDCVPVIPPDLRPMVQLDGGRFATSDLNDLYRRVINRNNRLKRLIDLGAPEIIVNNEKRMLQESVDALFDNGRRGRPVTGPGNRPLKSLSDLLKGKQGRFRQNLLGKRVDYSGRSVIVVGPQLKLHQCGLPKQMALELFKPFVMKRLVDLNHAQNIKSAKRMVERGRSQVWDVLEEVISEHPVLLNRAPTLHRLGIQAFEPQLVEGKAIQLHPLVCEAFNADFDGDQMAVHLPLSAEAQSEARVLMLSSNNILSPASGRPLAMPRLDMVTGLFHLTRLREEAHGAGNHYGSSAEAIMAYDRKVLHLQAPIKIRLPQVTPTAGAAAETVTEDGVWTADTTLGRVLFNELLPADYPFVNEPLPKKRQAMIINDLAERYSMTEVAQVLDRLKDAGFFWATRSGVTLAIDDVVVPPKKQEILDSYEVKADQINKRYQRGALSHQERNDEMVKIWSQASEEVARSMEENFPQDNPIPTIVQSGAAGNMAQVRQLAGMKGLVANPKGEYIPRPIKSNFREGLSVLEYFISTHGTRKGLADTALRTADSGYLTRRLVDVSQDVIVREVDCGTERAITMQVTEETADGRLIPHRYLRTSVYARTSGEEVTAPDGTVIVRKGDDLGDPALDALVGAGIRQIRVRSALTCASATGICGMCYGRSMATGKLVDVGEAVGIVAAQSIGEPGTQLTMRTFHIGGVAGDDITTGLPRVTELFEARVPRGKAPIADVDGRIRIEDGDRFWKITLIPDDGGEEIVYEKLSKRQWLGMTSVDGAERPLADGDHVTVGQLLLEGTADPHEVLRVMGPREVQLHLVREVQKVYRTQSVDIHDKHIEVIVRQMLRRVTIIDSGATEFLPGALAERGEFESENRRVVAEGNEPASGRPVLMGITKASLATESWLSAASFQETTRILTDAAINGKRDKLVGLKENVIIGKLIPVGTGINRYRNIQVQPTEEARAAAYALPSYDDGYYSPDVFGTGTGAAVPLDDYDFGRDYR; encoded by the coding sequence GTGCTCGACGTCAACTTCTTCGACGAACTGCGCATCGGCCTGGCCACCGCCGAGGGCATCCGCCAGTGGTCGCACGGTGAGGTCAAGAAGCCGGAGACCATCAACTACCGCACCCTGAAGCCGGAGAAGGACGGGCTCTTCTGCGAGAAGATCTTCGGTCCGACCCGGGACTGGGAGTGCTACTGCGGCAAGTACAAGCGCGTCCGGTTCAAGGGCATCATCTGCGAGCGCTGCGGCGTGGAGGTCACGCGCGCCAAGGTGCGTCGTGAGCGGATGGGCCACATCGAGCTGGCCGCGCCGGTCACGCACATCTGGTACTTCAAGGGCGTCCCGAGCCGGCTGGGCTACCTGCTCGACCTGGCTCCGAAGGACCTCGAGAAGATCATCTACTTCGCGGCGTACGTGATCACCTCGGTGAACACCGAGCTGCGGCACAACGACATGTCCACGCTCGAGAACGAGATGAGCGTGGAGCGCCGGCGGATCGAGCAGACCCGCGACGCGGACCTCGAGGCCCGCGCCCAGAAGCTCGAGTCCGACATCGCCGAGCTCGAGGCCGAGGGTGCCAAGGGCGACGTCCGCCGCAAGGTCAAGGACGGCGGCGAGCGGGAGATGCGCCAGCTCCGCGACCGTGCCCAGCGCGAGCTGGACCGGCTCGACGAGATCTGGACGACGTTCACCAAGCTCGACGTCCAGCAGCTCATCGCGGACGAGTCCATCTACCGCGAGCTGTACGACCGCTACGGCGACTACTTCACCGGCGCCATGGGTGCCGAGGCGATCCAGAAGCTCCTGGAGAACTTCGACATCGAGGCCGAGGCCGAGAAGCTGCGCGAGATCATCCGGTCCGGCAAGGGCCAGAAGAAGCTGCGTGCGCTCAAGCGCCTGAAGGTCGTCGCGGCGTTCCAGTCCACCGGCAACTCGCCGATGGGCATGGTGCTCGACTGCGTCCCGGTCATCCCGCCGGACCTGCGCCCGATGGTGCAGCTCGACGGTGGCCGCTTCGCCACGTCGGACCTGAACGACCTGTACCGCCGGGTCATCAACCGGAACAACCGCCTCAAGCGACTGATCGACCTCGGCGCGCCCGAGATCATCGTCAACAACGAGAAGCGGATGCTCCAGGAGTCCGTCGACGCGCTGTTCGACAACGGCCGTCGCGGCCGGCCGGTGACCGGACCGGGCAACCGCCCGCTCAAGTCGCTGTCCGACCTCCTGAAGGGCAAGCAGGGCCGGTTCCGTCAGAACCTGCTCGGCAAGCGCGTCGACTACTCGGGCCGTTCGGTCATCGTCGTCGGCCCGCAGCTGAAGCTGCACCAGTGCGGTCTGCCCAAGCAGATGGCGCTGGAGCTGTTCAAGCCGTTCGTGATGAAGCGCCTGGTGGACCTCAACCACGCGCAGAACATCAAGTCCGCCAAGCGGATGGTCGAGCGCGGCCGCTCGCAGGTGTGGGACGTGCTCGAGGAGGTCATCTCCGAGCACCCCGTGCTGCTGAACCGTGCGCCGACGCTGCACCGTCTCGGCATCCAGGCCTTCGAGCCGCAGCTGGTCGAGGGCAAGGCCATCCAGCTGCACCCGCTGGTCTGCGAGGCGTTCAACGCGGACTTCGACGGTGACCAGATGGCGGTGCACCTGCCGCTGTCGGCCGAGGCGCAGTCCGAGGCCCGCGTGCTGATGCTGTCCTCGAACAACATCCTGTCCCCGGCGTCCGGCCGCCCGCTGGCGATGCCCCGCCTGGACATGGTGACGGGTCTGTTCCACCTGACCCGGCTGCGCGAGGAGGCCCACGGGGCCGGCAACCACTACGGCTCCTCGGCCGAGGCGATCATGGCCTACGACCGCAAGGTGCTCCACCTGCAGGCGCCGATCAAGATCCGGCTCCCGCAGGTCACGCCGACCGCGGGTGCCGCGGCCGAGACGGTCACCGAGGACGGCGTCTGGACGGCCGACACCACCCTCGGCCGGGTGCTGTTCAACGAGCTGCTCCCGGCGGACTACCCGTTCGTCAACGAGCCGCTGCCGAAGAAGCGCCAGGCGATGATCATCAACGACCTGGCCGAGCGGTACTCGATGACCGAGGTCGCGCAGGTCCTGGACCGCCTCAAGGACGCCGGCTTCTTCTGGGCGACCCGCTCGGGCGTCACCCTGGCGATCGACGACGTCGTCGTCCCGCCGAAGAAGCAGGAGATCCTGGACTCGTACGAGGTCAAGGCCGACCAGATCAACAAGCGCTACCAGCGCGGCGCCCTGTCGCACCAGGAGCGCAACGACGAGATGGTCAAGATCTGGTCGCAGGCCTCGGAGGAGGTCGCGCGGTCCATGGAGGAGAACTTCCCCCAGGACAACCCGATCCCGACGATCGTGCAGTCCGGTGCCGCGGGCAACATGGCCCAGGTCCGCCAGCTGGCGGGCATGAAGGGCCTGGTGGCGAACCCCAAGGGTGAGTACATCCCGCGGCCCATCAAGTCGAACTTCCGCGAGGGCCTGTCGGTGCTGGAGTACTTCATCTCCACGCACGGCACCCGGAAGGGTCTGGCGGACACCGCGCTGCGGACCGCCGACTCGGGGTACCTGACCCGGCGTCTGGTCGACGTCTCGCAGGACGTCATCGTCCGCGAGGTGGACTGCGGCACCGAGCGTGCGATCACCATGCAGGTCACCGAGGAGACGGCCGACGGCCGCCTGATCCCGCACCGGTACCTGCGCACCTCGGTGTACGCCCGTACCTCCGGTGAGGAGGTCACCGCGCCCGACGGCACGGTGATCGTCCGCAAGGGCGACGACCTGGGCGACCCGGCGCTGGACGCCCTGGTCGGTGCCGGCATCCGGCAGATCCGGGTGCGGTCCGCGCTGACCTGCGCCTCGGCGACCGGCATCTGCGGCATGTGCTACGGCCGCTCGATGGCCACCGGCAAGCTGGTGGACGTCGGCGAGGCCGTCGGCATCGTCGCCGCGCAGTCCATCGGTGAGCCGGGCACGCAGCTGACGATGCGTACCTTCCACATCGGTGGTGTGGCCGGCGACGACATCACGACCGGTCTGCCGCGTGTCACCGAGCTCTTCGAGGCCCGGGTGCCGCGGGGCAAGGCGCCGATCGCCGACGTCGACGGACGCATCCGCATCGAGGACGGCGACCGCTTCTGGAAGATCACGCTGATCCCGGACGACGGCGGCGAGGAGATCGTCTACGAGAAGCTGTCCAAGCGGCAGTGGCTCGGGATGACCTCGGTCGACGGTGCCGAGCGGCCGCTGGCCGACGGCGACCACGTGACGGTCGGTCAGCTGCTCCTCGAGGGCACGGCGGACCCGCACGAGGTGCTGCGCGTCATGGGCCCGCGTGAGGTGCAGCTGCACCTCGTGCGGGAGGTGCAGAAGGTGTACCGCACGCAGAGCGTGGACATCCACGACAAGCACATCGAGGTCATCGTCCGGCAGATGCTCCGCCGGGTGACGATCATCGACTCCGGTGCGACCGAGTTCCTGCCCGGCGCGCTCGCCGAGCGCGGCGAGTTCGAGTCGGAGAACCGCCGGGTCGTCGCCGAGGGCAACGAGCCGGCCTCCGGCCGCCCGGTGCTCATGGGGATCACCAAGGCCTCGCTGGCGACGGAGTCGTGGCTGTCCGCGGCCTCGTTCCAGGAGACCACCCGGATCCTCACCGATGCCGCGATCAACGGAAAGCGCGACAAGCTCGTCGGGCTCAAGGAGAACGTGATCATCGGCAAGCTGATCCCGGTGGGTACCGGCATCAACCGGTACCGGAACATCCAGGTCCAGCCGACCGAGGAGGCCCGCGCGGCCGCCTACGCGCTGCCGAGCTACGACGACGGCTACTACAGCCCCGACGTGTTCGGCACGGGCACCGGTGCCGCGGTGCCGCTGGACGACTACGACTTCGGGCGCGACTACCGCTGA
- a CDS encoding cyclase family protein has protein sequence MSDDTPSMRELLGDDAPSNWGRWGPDDELGCLNYLDAGEVLRGVRHVRSGEVFTLQIQMGRTDSPGDPLWPGREGIKRQNVMDEGTWDGADAPQFPGGLHYADDTALIFLQGSTQYDALGHVWYDGKLWNGYDARSTVDAMDRASVLPIAEKGVVGRGVLIDVARHRGKQWLEKGETFDHTDLEAAAAAQGVEIEPHDVLVVRTGWMRYWYELNDPETFYTDFKEPGLTYSRELVEWFRDKEIPNLVTDTIANEVTTEPGTGVALPLHCALMRNLGVTLTEIAWLDDLADACAADNRWSFLYAAAPLKVVNGTGAPVNPIAIR, from the coding sequence ATGTCCGACGACACCCCTTCGATGCGCGAGCTGCTCGGGGACGACGCACCGTCGAACTGGGGCCGGTGGGGCCCCGACGACGAGCTCGGCTGTCTCAACTACCTCGACGCCGGCGAGGTCCTGCGCGGCGTACGGCACGTGCGGTCCGGCGAGGTCTTCACGCTGCAGATCCAGATGGGGCGCACCGACTCCCCCGGCGATCCGCTGTGGCCGGGCCGGGAGGGCATCAAGCGCCAGAACGTGATGGACGAGGGCACCTGGGACGGTGCGGACGCGCCGCAGTTCCCCGGCGGCCTGCACTACGCCGACGACACCGCCCTGATCTTCCTGCAGGGCTCCACGCAGTACGACGCGCTCGGCCACGTCTGGTACGACGGCAAGCTCTGGAACGGCTACGACGCCCGCTCGACGGTCGACGCGATGGACCGGGCGTCGGTGCTCCCGATCGCCGAGAAGGGTGTCGTCGGACGGGGGGTCCTGATCGACGTCGCCCGGCACCGCGGGAAGCAGTGGCTGGAGAAGGGCGAGACCTTCGACCACACCGATCTCGAGGCCGCCGCGGCGGCGCAGGGGGTCGAGATCGAGCCGCACGACGTCCTCGTCGTCCGCACCGGGTGGATGCGGTACTGGTACGAGCTGAACGACCCGGAGACCTTCTACACCGACTTCAAGGAACCCGGCCTGACCTACTCCCGGGAGCTCGTGGAGTGGTTCCGGGACAAGGAGATCCCCAACCTCGTCACCGACACCATCGCGAACGAGGTGACGACGGAGCCGGGTACCGGGGTGGCCCTGCCGCTGCACTGCGCACTGATGCGCAACCTCGGCGTCACCCTCACCGAGATCGCCTGGCTCGACGACCTCGCCGACGCCTGCGCCGCCGACAACCGCTGGAGTTTCCTGTACGCGGCCGCGCCGCTGAAGGTCGTCAACGGGACCGGCGCGCCGGTGAACCCGATCGCGATCCGCTGA
- a CDS encoding AMP-binding protein: protein MGYADRPWLPRFAEGQPHDITPDFPDALTMFRAAVARNPDGDAIRYFDGAVTHRELDALTDAFAAGLLDAGFTAGERVAMYLQNVPQFVIGLVGTWKAGGVAVSVNPMNRERELDLLLRDSGASVLVCLESLYADVAAGVVAGTGVRTVLTTSERDFQTRDDPRAFGDAPRPDLSGAAVTGLGAFLERYRGTVPPAVSFEAGDTAFLTYTSGTTGPPKGAMNTHGNVVFNSQAYATWCDLGDDDVVLGVAPLFHITGLIAHVTLAQYLAVPLVLFHRFEPSLGIDVIREHRPTFTVGAITVFIALMNAPNAERSALASLTTIASGGAPIPPSTVTAFHEVFGHWIHNVYGLTETTSPSHGTPIGTQGPVDAASGALSVGVPIYNTVVRILDDEGAELPPGEVGEICTSGPQVVSGYWNKPEETATALHSDPTRPPELHTGDVGYMDEAGWFYIVDRKKDQINAGGYKVWPREVEDVLYEHPAVREAAVVGVPDRYRGETVKAFVSFRQGTSATPEELVAFTKERMAAYKYPRQVEILDEVPKTVTGKVLRRELRDRDPRG from the coding sequence ATGGGGTACGCGGACCGCCCGTGGCTCCCCCGCTTCGCCGAGGGGCAGCCGCACGACATCACCCCGGACTTCCCGGATGCGCTGACGATGTTCCGCGCGGCGGTGGCGCGGAACCCCGACGGGGACGCGATCCGCTACTTCGACGGCGCCGTCACCCACCGCGAGCTCGACGCACTGACCGACGCCTTCGCGGCCGGGCTCCTCGACGCCGGCTTCACCGCGGGTGAGCGGGTCGCCATGTACCTGCAGAACGTGCCGCAGTTCGTGATCGGGCTCGTCGGGACCTGGAAGGCGGGCGGCGTCGCCGTCTCGGTCAACCCGATGAACCGGGAGCGGGAGCTGGACCTGCTGCTGCGTGACTCCGGGGCGTCGGTCCTGGTGTGCCTGGAGTCGCTCTACGCCGACGTCGCCGCCGGGGTGGTCGCGGGGACCGGCGTCCGCACCGTCCTCACGACCTCCGAACGGGACTTCCAGACCCGGGACGACCCCCGGGCGTTCGGCGACGCGCCCCGCCCGGACCTGTCCGGGGCCGCCGTCACCGGCCTGGGCGCGTTCCTGGAGCGGTACCGCGGGACGGTGCCGCCCGCGGTGTCCTTCGAGGCCGGGGACACCGCGTTCCTGACCTACACCTCGGGCACGACGGGGCCGCCGAAGGGAGCGATGAACACACACGGCAACGTCGTGTTCAACAGCCAGGCCTACGCCACCTGGTGCGACCTCGGCGACGACGACGTGGTGCTCGGCGTGGCACCGCTGTTCCACATCACCGGGCTGATCGCGCACGTGACCCTGGCCCAGTACCTGGCGGTGCCGCTGGTGCTGTTCCACCGGTTCGAGCCGTCGCTGGGGATCGACGTGATCCGTGAGCACCGGCCCACCTTCACCGTCGGCGCGATCACCGTGTTCATCGCGCTGATGAACGCCCCGAACGCCGAGCGCTCCGCACTCGCGTCGCTCACCACGATCGCGTCCGGGGGCGCGCCGATCCCGCCGTCCACGGTGACCGCGTTCCACGAGGTGTTCGGGCACTGGATCCACAACGTCTACGGGCTCACCGAGACGACCTCGCCGTCGCACGGGACGCCGATCGGCACGCAGGGCCCGGTCGACGCCGCGTCCGGGGCCCTGTCGGTGGGGGTGCCGATCTACAACACCGTCGTGCGGATCCTCGACGACGAGGGCGCCGAGCTGCCGCCGGGCGAGGTCGGCGAGATCTGCACGTCCGGCCCGCAGGTCGTGTCCGGCTACTGGAACAAGCCGGAGGAGACGGCGACGGCGCTGCACAGCGACCCCACGCGGCCGCCGGAGCTGCACACCGGCGACGTTGGCTACATGGACGAGGCCGGCTGGTTCTACATCGTCGACCGGAAGAAGGACCAGATCAACGCGGGCGGCTACAAGGTCTGGCCGCGCGAGGTGGAGGACGTGCTCTACGAGCACCCCGCGGTGCGGGAGGCGGCCGTCGTCGGCGTCCCGGACCGGTACCGGGGCGAGACGGTGAAGGCCTTCGTCTCGTTCCGCCAGGGCACGAGCGCGACCCCGGAGGAGCTCGTCGCGTTCACGAAGGAGCGGATGGCGGCCTACAAGTACCCGCGGCAGGTCGAGATCCTCGACGAGGTGCCCAAGACGGTGACCGGCAAGGTCCTCCGCCGGGAGCTGCGGGACCGCGACCCGCGGGGATAG
- the rplJ gene encoding 50S ribosomal protein L10, which yields MAAPDKVAAVEEITSRFREANASVVTEYRGLSVAKLTQLRRDLGADAKFRVAKNTLVKRAAADAGVQGLDDLLAGPTAITFIQGEAVDAAKALKKFAKDNPGLSIKGGYMDGRALSVAEIEQLADLESREVLLGKLAGAMKANLSKAATLFSQPASQVARLAQGLADKKVEGGESVPAEAAADGDSAES from the coding sequence ATGGCAGCACCTGACAAGGTCGCAGCGGTCGAGGAGATCACCAGCCGCTTCCGCGAGGCCAACGCCTCGGTCGTGACCGAGTACCGCGGACTCAGCGTCGCCAAGCTGACCCAGCTGCGCCGGGACCTGGGTGCGGACGCGAAGTTCCGCGTCGCGAAGAACACGCTGGTCAAGCGCGCGGCCGCGGACGCCGGTGTGCAGGGTCTCGACGACCTGCTCGCCGGTCCGACCGCGATCACGTTCATCCAGGGCGAGGCTGTCGACGCCGCCAAGGCGCTGAAGAAGTTCGCCAAGGACAACCCCGGCCTGTCGATCAAGGGCGGGTACATGGACGGGCGCGCCCTGTCCGTCGCCGAGATCGAGCAGCTCGCGGACCTCGAGTCCCGCGAGGTGCTGCTGGGCAAGCTGGCCGGCGCGATGAAGGCGAACCTGTCGAAGGCCGCGACGCTGTTCAGCCAGCCGGCCTCCCAGGTCGCCCGGCTCGCCCAGGGCCTGGCCGACAAGAAGGTCGAGGGCGGCGAGTCCGTCCCGGCCGAGGCCGCGGCCGACGGCGACTCCGCCGAGAGCTGA
- a CDS encoding DNA-directed RNA polymerase subunit beta, with translation MAVSRAAATTSTLSASANPNYPGAPTRVTFAKISEPLEVPDLLDLQIQSYEWLVGSEAWFQRRIEAGDDLPVSGLEEILTEISPIEDFSGSMSLSFSDPRFDEVKASVEECRDKDMTYGAPLFVTAEFTNNTTGEIKSQTVFMGEFPVMTDKGTFIINGTERVVVSQLVRSPGVYFDHSIDKTTEKDVYSVKIIPSRGAWLEFDVDKRDTVGVRIDRKRRQPVTVLLKALGWTAEQIGERFGFSETIMTTLEKDNTAGQDEALLDIYRKLRPGEPPTRESAQALLENLFFKDKRYDMAKVGRYKANKKLGLDIENSVGTLTEEDVATTIEYLVRLHAGETTMSVGSGDSAREIPVETDDIDHFGNRRLRTVGELIQNQVRVGLSRTERVVRERMTTQDVEAITPQTLINTRPITAAIREFFGTSQLSQFMDQHNPLAGLTHKRRLSALGPGGLSRERAGMEVRDVHPSHYGRMCPIETPEGPNIGLIGSLASYARVNPFGFIETPYRKVTEGVVTEQIDYLTADEEDRFVVAQANARLNEDGSFAEDRVLVRRKGGEVDLISPTGVEYIDVSPRQMVSVATAMIPFLEHDDANRALMGANMQRQSVPLLRSESPLVGTGMELRAAVDAGDVVVAEQAGVVEELCADYITVMDDEGQRQTYRLNKFRRSNQGTCNNQKPIVDEGMRVEVGQVLADGPCTENGEMALGKNLLVAIMPWEGHNYEDAIILSQRLVQDDVLTSIHIEEHEVDARDTKLGAEEITRDIPNVSEDVLADLDERGIIRIGAEVQPGDILVGKVTPKGETELTPEERLLRAIFGEKAREVRDTSLKVPHGENGKVIGIRVFSRDDDDELAPGVNELVRVYVAQKRKISDGDKLAGRHGNKGVIGKILPAEDMPFLPDGTPVDIILNTHGVPRRMNIGQILETHLGWIAKTGWEIEGQPEWASRMPEELYSVPADTKTATPVFDGAREHEITGLLGSTLPNRDGERMVQPDGKAQLLDGRSGEPYPFPVAVGYMYILKLAHLVDDKIHARSTGPYSMITQQPLGGKAQFGGQRFGEMECWAMQAYGAAYTLQELLTIKSDDVVGRVKVYEAIVKGENIPEPGIPESFKVLLKELQSLCLNVEVLSSDGAAIEMRDADDEDLERAAANLGINLSSRPGSESMTVDDVVN, from the coding sequence TTGGCTGTCTCCCGCGCCGCCGCGACCACCTCGACCCTCTCCGCTTCGGCGAACCCGAACTACCCCGGTGCACCCACTCGGGTCACCTTCGCGAAGATCTCCGAGCCGCTGGAGGTCCCGGACCTCCTCGACCTGCAGATCCAGTCCTACGAGTGGCTCGTCGGCAGCGAGGCCTGGTTCCAGCGCCGGATCGAGGCCGGCGACGACCTCCCCGTGAGCGGTCTCGAGGAGATCCTCACCGAGATCTCCCCGATCGAGGACTTCTCCGGGTCGATGTCGCTGTCCTTCTCCGACCCCCGCTTCGACGAGGTCAAGGCCTCCGTCGAGGAGTGCCGGGACAAGGACATGACCTACGGGGCCCCGCTGTTCGTCACGGCGGAGTTCACGAACAACACCACCGGTGAGATCAAGTCCCAGACCGTGTTCATGGGTGAGTTCCCCGTGATGACGGACAAGGGCACCTTCATCATCAACGGCACCGAGCGCGTCGTCGTGTCGCAGCTCGTCCGGTCGCCGGGTGTGTACTTCGACCACTCGATCGACAAGACGACCGAGAAGGACGTCTACTCGGTCAAGATCATCCCGAGCCGGGGTGCGTGGCTGGAGTTCGACGTCGACAAGCGCGACACCGTCGGTGTCCGCATCGACCGCAAGCGCCGCCAGCCGGTCACCGTGCTGCTGAAGGCGCTGGGCTGGACGGCCGAGCAGATCGGCGAGCGTTTCGGGTTCTCCGAGACGATCATGACCACGCTGGAGAAGGACAACACCGCGGGTCAGGACGAGGCGCTGCTCGACATCTACCGCAAGCTGCGCCCCGGTGAGCCGCCGACGCGCGAGAGCGCCCAGGCCCTCCTGGAGAACCTGTTCTTCAAGGACAAGCGCTACGACATGGCCAAGGTCGGGCGCTACAAGGCCAACAAGAAGCTCGGTCTGGACATCGAGAACTCGGTCGGCACGCTGACCGAGGAGGACGTCGCCACGACCATCGAGTACCTCGTCCGGCTGCACGCCGGCGAGACCACGATGTCGGTGGGCTCCGGCGACTCCGCCCGGGAGATCCCGGTCGAGACCGACGACATCGACCACTTCGGCAACCGGCGTCTGCGTACCGTCGGCGAGCTGATCCAGAACCAGGTGCGGGTCGGTCTGTCGCGCACCGAGCGGGTCGTCCGCGAGCGGATGACCACGCAGGACGTCGAGGCGATCACGCCGCAGACCCTGATCAACACCCGGCCGATCACGGCCGCGATCCGGGAGTTCTTCGGCACCTCGCAGCTGTCCCAGTTCATGGACCAGCACAACCCCCTCGCGGGCCTGACCCACAAGCGCCGCCTGTCGGCGCTCGGCCCGGGTGGTCTGTCGCGTGAGCGTGCGGGCATGGAGGTCCGTGACGTCCACCCGTCGCACTACGGCCGGATGTGCCCGATCGAGACCCCGGAGGGGCCGAACATCGGTCTGATCGGGTCGCTCGCCTCCTATGCGCGGGTCAACCCGTTCGGCTTCATCGAGACCCCGTACCGCAAGGTCACCGAGGGTGTCGTCACCGAGCAGATCGACTACCTGACCGCCGACGAGGAGGACCGCTTCGTCGTCGCCCAGGCGAACGCCCGGCTGAACGAGGACGGCTCGTTCGCCGAGGACCGGGTCCTGGTCCGCCGCAAGGGCGGCGAGGTCGACCTGATCTCGCCCACCGGCGTCGAGTACATCGACGTCTCGCCGCGCCAGATGGTGTCGGTCGCGACCGCGATGATCCCGTTCCTCGAGCACGACGACGCGAACCGCGCCCTCATGGGTGCGAACATGCAGCGTCAGTCCGTGCCGCTGCTGCGTTCCGAGTCGCCGCTGGTCGGCACCGGCATGGAGCTGCGGGCCGCGGTCGACGCCGGCGACGTCGTGGTGGCCGAGCAGGCCGGTGTGGTCGAGGAGCTGTGCGCCGACTACATCACCGTCATGGACGACGAGGGGCAGCGTCAGACCTACCGTCTGAACAAGTTCCGCCGTTCGAACCAGGGCACCTGCAACAACCAGAAGCCGATCGTCGACGAGGGCATGCGGGTCGAGGTGGGCCAGGTGCTCGCCGACGGACCGTGCACCGAGAACGGTGAGATGGCGCTGGGCAAGAACCTCCTCGTGGCGATCATGCCGTGGGAGGGCCACAACTACGAGGACGCGATCATCCTGTCGCAGCGCCTCGTCCAGGACGACGTCCTGACCTCGATCCACATCGAGGAGCACGAGGTCGACGCCCGTGACACCAAGCTGGGTGCCGAGGAGATCACGCGGGACATCCCGAACGTCTCCGAGGACGTGCTCGCCGACCTCGACGAGCGCGGCATCATCCGGATCGGTGCCGAGGTCCAGCCCGGCGACATCCTGGTCGGCAAGGTCACGCCGAAGGGCGAGACCGAGCTGACCCCGGAGGAGCGCCTGCTCCGCGCGATCTTCGGTGAGAAGGCGCGCGAGGTCCGCGACACCTCGCTGAAGGTGCCCCACGGCGAGAACGGCAAGGTCATCGGCATCCGGGTCTTCTCCCGCGACGACGACGACGAGCTGGCCCCGGGCGTCAACGAGCTGGTCCGGGTCTACGTGGCCCAGAAGCGCAAGATCTCCGACGGTGACAAGCTCGCCGGCCGCCACGGCAACAAGGGCGTCATCGGCAAGATCCTCCCGGCCGAGGACATGCCGTTCCTCCCGGACGGCACGCCGGTCGACATCATCCTGAACACCCACGGTGTGCCGCGTCGTATGAACATCGGCCAGATCCTGGAGACCCACCTCGGGTGGATCGCCAAGACCGGCTGGGAGATCGAGGGGCAGCCCGAATGGGCGTCCCGGATGCCCGAGGAGCTCTACTCGGTGCCCGCCGACACGAAGACCGCGACGCCGGTCTTCGACGGTGCGCGCGAGCACGAGATCACCGGGCTGCTCGGCAGCACCCTCCCGAACCGCGACGGTGAGCGGATGGTGCAGCCGGACGGCAAGGCGCAGCTGCTCGACGGGCGCTCCGGCGAGCCGTACCCGTTCCCGGTCGCGGTCGGCTACATGTACATCCTGAAGCTGGCGCACCTGGTGGACGACAAGATCCACGCCCGGTCGACCGGCCCGTACTCGATGATCACCCAGCAGCCGCTGGGAGGTAAGGCGCAGTTCGGTGGTCAGCGCTTCGGTGAGATGGAGTGCTGGGCGATGCAGGCGTACGGCGCGGCCTACACCCTGCAGGAGCTGCTGACGATCAAGTCCGACGACGTCGTGGGCCGCGTGAAGGTCTACGAGGCGATCGTCAAGGGCGAGAACATCCCGGAGCCGGGGATCCCCGAGTCGTTCAAGGTGCTCCTCAAGGAGCTGCAGTCCCTCTGCCTGAACGTCGAGGTGCTCTCCAGCGACGGCGCGGCGATCGAGATGCGGGACGCCGACGACGAGGACCTCGAGCGTGCCGCCGCGAACCTGGGCATCAACCTGTCCAGCCGCCCGGGCTCGGAGTCGATGACCGTCGACGACGTCGTCAACTGA